Below is a genomic region from Nitrospirota bacterium.
GCTGAATCAGGTGGCGAATAGTCACAACAGGGCTGTGATCCGAAGGATAGATTACATTAAACCATGGCAGATGCCTCGTTACCGGGTCATCGAGCCCCAGTTTACCCTGTTCCATCAATTGAAGTATAGCAACGACTGTAGGGATTTTGGTCATAGACCACCAGTGATAGACGGTCTCAGGCACGGCCTTTATGCCCCGCGGGCCATCAGCGTAGCCAAAGGCACGGTTGTATACAAGCCGGCCATTTTTAACTACTGCTGCAGATAACCCTGGCGGACTGCCAGATGCAACAAGCCTTTCAAAAAAGGCATCTAATTCTTGCACATTTTCTACCTGATCCGGGACCCCGGGGGGATGTGGTGCAAGAGAATAGAGGCTAATAATAACGAGGACGAGTAAGACAGCAACGAAGATAATTATCTTTGGAAATCTTTTCACTTAATTATAATAAAAATAAATGGGCCGGTTCTATTTTCTGAACTTATAACTAATCTCCCCTATTTGACATCAGCCCCTGGCCTTCCTTTTGGTTTCAATACTTCTTCAAAAATGATGACCTTACCTTAAATCTGTTCTTTTATTCTCATTTGATTAATAACAACAAGTTTCATTAATGGAGATATATTACTTGCAACAATCACAGCCTGCCAGAGTCCTTTAATGTTTTTAAATCATCTTCAAATTCGACGATGTCATAATGTACAGGAATATTTCTGCTTGCAAGCAAATGCTGAAATTGCAGACGGGTCATTCCTGCGAAACGGCTTGCCTGTGCAAGCGTCAGCTTTTCCTTTTGAAAAAGTAAGACAGCTATTTCTTGTTTGAATTCATCTTCTGTGAATCTGGTTGATTGAATAATTTCATCAGAAATAAGGCTGGGCTGTGGAATAATCAGTCACGTTTTCATCAAAAACTTCTGAATGAATTTTCTTCCTGTTTCCTGTTTCCCGTTTCCCGCTCCAATGATGTTAATCAGAGGCTTAAGCCTTTTTTTTCTCTATTAAATAGCCAGCCACATATTTATGAATGATGCTGGATATCAGTGTCTGGTAAGGAATGCCCTCTTGAACAGCAATAACCTGTACTTGATCCAAATCTTTTGATGACATTCGGATATTAATCCTCTTGTC
It encodes:
- a CDS encoding beta-lactamase family protein, whose protein sequence is MKRFPKIIIFVAVLLVLVIISLYSLAPHPPGVPDQVENVQELDAFFERLVASGSPPGLSAAVVKNGRLVYNRAFGYADGPRGIKAVPETVYHWWSMTKIPTVVAILQLMEQGKLGLDDPVTRHLPWFNVIYPSDHSPVVTIRHLIQ
- a CDS encoding UPF0175 family protein → MPQPSLISDEIIQSTRFTEDEFKQEIAVLLFQKEKLTLAQASRFAGMTRLQFQHLLASRNIPVHYDIVEFEDDLKTLKDSGRL
- a CDS encoding antitoxin is translated as MKKTILNEEEKDILESYERGEWMPIKNPKAEIKKLRQYARNTLQKDKRINIRMSSKDLDQVQVIAVQEGIPYQTLISSIIHKYVAGYLIEKKKA